DNA from Terriglobus tenax:
CAACTGCACCTGCCCAACGCCCTTCGCATTCTCAAGCTTTTGCCGGATGAGCTTATCTGCAATCAGTGTCAGGTCTCGCAACGAGCGCGGCGCCGAAACCGCCAACTGCATGACAGGCGTCGCATCCGGATCAAACTTCTGCACCACCGGAGACTTAGCATTCTGCGGCAGATCATTGCGGATGAGGTTGATCTTGTTCTGCACCTCCTGCGCCGCTACGTCACCGTTCTTCGACAGATCGAACGTGATGATGACCTGCGATTGTCCCTCAGATGAGTTCGAACGCAACTCATCAACACCACTCAGAGTATTGACTGAGTCCTCAATCTTCTTGCTGATCTCCGTTTCAATCTCTTCAGGAGAAGCTCCCGGATCGGCCACAATCACAGCGACCGTCGGGACATCCACCTTCGGCAACAGATCAACGCCGAGACTGAAGTAACAAAACGCTCCCACCACCACCAGCGATAGAATCAACATGGTGGCAAACACCGGGCGGCGTACGCACAATCTTGCTAAAGCATGCATGGGTTAGCTCCGTTACCGCTTGGCTCGCGCGTCAACAACGGCGCCGTCATAAAGCTCCGATTGCTTGTTAAGGGCAACCATCTCACCGGGAGCGACCCCCGAAAGCAGGCGGACCGTTACGTTATCCGCATCGCCCACCACAACAATGCGAAGGTGCGCCTTCCCTCCATCCAGCACATACACCTGGTTCGAATCCGTTGTCCTGTCGCGCACGACCGCGGATCTTGGTACGAAAACAGCGTTCTCCTGTCCCGGCAGAACAACCTTCGCAGTAGCGAACATGCCCGGCCTTAACGCTCCATCCTGGTTGTTGAAGTGGGCCTCGAGAATGAACGCCCGCGAGTCAGGATTCACCGCGGGATTCACAGCCGAGGTCACTCCCTGGAAATCGCGATTCGGATACGCCGCAACCCGCGCGGTTACAGGCATCCCAACCTTCAGCCCCGCTGCACTCTTCTCCGGTGTCTGCAGCTGCAGCTTCAGCAAATCAACTCTCACCACCGTCGCCACCGTGTTGGTCGTTGCGACATACTCGCCCACAGAAACTGGACGTGCGCTCACATAGCCATCAAACGGTGCGCGAATCGTCGTATCCGCCAGCGCTTTTTCCGCCTGGGCAACCTGCGCTCGCACTGCATCCAGCGATGCCTGCGAAGACGAAACCGCCTGGTAACTCTGCCGCGCCGTGTTGACAGCGCCTTCATACTGCTGCCGCGCCGCGTTGGCTTTCGCACTGGCCGTATCCGCCTGCGTCCGCGCTTTTTCATACACGCTTTGCGATACATCGCCGGAGGTAACCAGGTTCGCATAGCGCTTCGCATCCGCGGATGCAAGCCGCGCCTCGGCCTCCGCCGACTCGAAGTTGGCGCGCGCGCCAGCAACCTCA
Protein-coding regions in this window:
- a CDS encoding efflux RND transporter periplasmic adaptor subunit, whose protein sequence is MTAVLCIGSALLFASCSRKKTQEGDTLTAQAVVVDTARAESRMVPVSLSETGSFLAEEASNVAPPVAGRVLKTPVSIGAFVKAGQVLCELDHRDAELKLAQMKAQLEEATAGVRQAQSRIGLGAGAFDPAKVPEVAGARANFESAEAEARLASADAKRYANLVTSGDVSQSVYEKARTQADTASAKANAARQQYEGAVNTARQSYQAVSSSQASLDAVRAQVAQAEKALADTTIRAPFDGYVSARPVSVGEYVATTNTVATVVRVDLLKLQLQTPEKSAAGLKVGMPVTARVAAYPNRDFQGVTSAVNPAVNPDSRAFILEAHFNNQDGALRPGMFATAKVVLPGQENAVFVPRSAVVRDRTTDSNQVYVLDGGKAHLRIVVVGDADNVTVRLLSGVAPGEMVALNKQSELYDGAVVDARAKR